One part of the Amaranthus tricolor cultivar Red isolate AtriRed21 chromosome 16, ASM2621246v1, whole genome shotgun sequence genome encodes these proteins:
- the LOC130802843 gene encoding la protein 1 translates to MVSSVLDEETSKEVIRQVEFYFSDSNLPRDNFLMTTINKNEDGLVSLDLICSFAKMRGYLKLGDIKPEEVSENTVKAVADTLRTSNFLKISDDGKKVGRRTELQKPDEVIEQLDSRTIAASPLPYDVQREDVESFFAEFAKVNSVRLPRLVSHKNMFCGTALVEFSTEEDALKVLKQTLVYAGADLELKPKKEFDAARDKEEQEYEKSGRNRGNNKDSEEDNYPKGLIIAFTLKSKSLENESKQNGSDEQGCDAMVSKTNGVESVANESELADQASENDKNGVAENVEESKAEATPETEEKEAEGNDNSSKRAEKMAGEIAEGKSAVESYKDNLDVVIREDLKAVFQKFGTVKYIDFKMGETSGYIRFEEPEAAQKARAAAVLNEEGGIVVKNYIAALEPVSGNAEKEYWSQIQGNQGRFRGKGHRGREAKFNRGGRHGRPRDRDSYHGRPNKVQKGAT, encoded by the exons ATGGTTTCATCCGTATTAGATGAAGAAACCTCAAAAGAAGTGATTCGACAG GTTGAGTTCTACTTTAGTGATAGTAATCTTCCTCGAGACAACTTTTTGATGactacaataaataaaaacgaAGATGGAt TGGTGAGTTTGGATTTAATTTGCTCATTTGCGAAGATGCGAGGGTATTTGAAGTTAGGAGATATTAAACCGGAAGAGGTTTCTGAAAATACTGTTAAGGCTGTTGCCGACACTCTCCGGACttctaattttcttaaaatttctgATGATG GTAAGAAAGTTGGGAGGAGAACTGAACTTCAAAAGCCAGATGAGGTGATAGAACAGCTTGATAGTAGGACTATTGCTGCTTCACCACTGCCATATGATGTGCAGCGTGAAGATGTTGAATCTTTCTTTGCTGAATTTGCTAAA GTTAACAGTGTCAGACTTCCCCGTCTTGTTTCACACAAAAATATGTTTTGTGGGACTGCTTTGGTTGAGTTTTCTACTGAGGAAGATGCATTAAAGGTTTTGAAGCAAACTTTGGTGTATGCTGGTGCAGATCTAGAGCTCAAGCCGAA AAAAGAATTTGACGCTGCAAGAGATAAGGAAGAACAGGAATATGAGAAGTCAGGTCGTAACCGTGGAAATAATAAAGATTCTGAAGAGGACAA CTATCCCAAGGGCCTAATCATTGCTTTCACATTAAAGAGCAAGTCACTGGAAAATGAATCTAAGCAAAATGGTTCAGATGAGCAAGGCTGTGATGCTATGGTGTCCAAGACAAATGGAGTAGAATCCGTAGCAAATGAATCGGAATTGGCAGATCAGGCAtcagaaaatgataaaaatggtgttgcggaaaATGTTGAGGAATCTAAGGCAGAAGCAACTCCTGAAACGGAAGAGAAGGAAGCTGAGGGTAATGATAACTCTTCTAAAAGGGCTGAAAAAATGGCTGGAGAGATAGCCGAAGGAAAATCTGCTGTTGAATCCTACAAGGATAACTTGGATGTTGTTATTCGGGAAGATCTGAAGGCAGTATTCCAGAAATTTGGCACTGTCAAG TACATTGACTTTAAGATGGGAGAAACTTCAGGCTACATCCGGTTTGAGGAACCTGAGGCAGCCCAAAAAGCTCGTGCTGCTGCTGTGCTCAATGAGGAAGGGGGTATTGTCGTCAAAAACTATATCGCTGCCCTTGAACCTGTGTCCG GTAACGCGGAGAAGGAATATTGGAGTCAAATTCAAGGAAATCAAGGGAGATTCCGTGGCAAGGGACACAGAGGAAG GGAAGCAAAATTTAACAGAGGCGGAAGGCACGGACGGCCTCGTGACAGAGATTCATACCATGGTCGTCCAAACAAAGTTCAGAAAGGGGCAACATAA